One Candidatus Niyogibacteria bacterium genomic region harbors:
- the glmS gene encoding glutamine--fructose-6-phosphate transaminase (isomerizing), with the protein MCGIVGYIGKKNAVQIALDGLRRLEYRGYDSAGIAAIEAGGSIFIQREVGKISALEKKLKNLPQSSLAIAHTRWATHGEPSVLNAHPHADCTNKIFVAHNGIIENHDKIREALMREGHIFRSETDTEVLSHLIERHLAFGAPDLKTAVLQALRHVVGTFGLVAISLDEPQTLVGARRGSPLLVGIGRKEYIVASDAAAVLNRTRKVIYLNDNEMAVLTPRSKKIFNILRTGAKSSRPLKKDIKIIDWSLEDAEKGEFDHFMEKEIHEIPQVIENALRGRAIVKDGNAKLGGLDSVSDRLKKTRRIIITACGTSYYAGLVGKYLFESLANLPTEVIYGSEFRYHVPILDKETLVLAISQSGETADTLEAVREAKKAEVLTLGVVNVVGSSIAREVHAGIYNHAGPEIAVASTKAFVSQLTVLALAAVYFGRIQGSLDVSLSQEILKELVAIPSKAKKILASCSEILALAKSYSKYDNFMYLGRKYSWPVSLEGALKLKEISYIHAEGYPAGEMKHGPIALADAHFPAIIIIPQDSVYEKTLSNLQELKTRKTKIIALTTEGNDEIGKYANHILTIPQTREELSPILSIIPLQIFAYYMAVFKGRDVDKPRNLAKSVTVE; encoded by the coding sequence ATGTGCGGAATCGTCGGGTATATAGGTAAGAAAAACGCGGTTCAAATAGCGCTTGACGGGCTCAGGCGTCTTGAATATCGCGGTTATGATTCGGCCGGCATTGCGGCTATTGAAGCCGGAGGCTCTATATTTATTCAAAGAGAAGTCGGAAAAATTTCAGCGCTTGAAAAAAAATTAAAAAATTTGCCGCAAAGTTCTCTGGCTATTGCCCATACGCGTTGGGCTACTCACGGCGAGCCGAGTGTTTTAAACGCCCATCCGCATGCCGACTGCACCAATAAAATTTTCGTGGCTCATAACGGCATTATTGAAAATCACGATAAAATTCGCGAAGCTCTTATGCGCGAAGGGCATATTTTTCGTTCCGAAACAGACACGGAAGTTTTGTCCCATTTAATTGAGAGGCACCTTGCTTTTGGCGCGCCAGACCTTAAAACCGCCGTCCTGCAGGCTTTGCGCCACGTTGTCGGCACTTTCGGCCTGGTTGCCATTTCGCTTGACGAACCGCAGACTCTTGTCGGGGCAAGGCGAGGCTCGCCTCTTCTGGTGGGCATTGGCAGAAAAGAATATATTGTTGCTTCAGATGCCGCGGCGGTTCTAAATCGCACTCGAAAAGTAATATATCTTAACGACAACGAGATGGCGGTTTTAACTCCGAGGTCAAAAAAGATTTTTAATATTTTGAGAACCGGCGCGAAAAGCTCCAGACCTCTCAAAAAGGACATAAAAATAATAGATTGGTCTTTGGAGGATGCCGAAAAAGGAGAATTTGACCATTTTATGGAAAAAGAAATCCATGAAATACCGCAGGTAATTGAAAACGCGCTTCGCGGACGCGCGATAGTTAAAGACGGCAACGCGAAACTCGGCGGTCTGGATTCCGTTTCGGACAGGCTGAAAAAAACGCGGCGCATTATTATTACCGCCTGCGGTACGTCATATTACGCGGGCCTTGTCGGCAAATATCTTTTTGAGAGTCTGGCGAATTTACCGACCGAAGTGATTTATGGGTCGGAATTCAGATATCATGTGCCGATTTTAGATAAAGAAACTTTGGTTTTAGCGATTTCGCAGTCAGGAGAAACAGCCGATACCCTTGAAGCCGTGCGCGAAGCCAAAAAAGCCGAAGTGCTGACTTTGGGGGTGGTGAATGTTGTCGGTTCTTCAATTGCCCGTGAAGTGCACGCCGGCATTTATAATCACGCCGGTCCCGAAATAGCCGTGGCCTCAACCAAAGCTTTTGTTTCTCAGCTTACGGTTTTGGCGTTGGCCGCGGTTTATTTCGGCCGCATTCAAGGCTCGCTTGATGTTTCGTTAAGTCAGGAGATTTTAAAAGAATTGGTGGCCATTCCGTCAAAAGCCAAAAAGATTCTGGCTTCATGCTCAGAAATTTTGGCGTTAGCCAAATCTTACAGCAAGTACGACAATTTTATGTATCTTGGTCGCAAATATAGCTGGCCGGTGTCTCTTGAAGGAGCTTTAAAACTCAAGGAGATTTCTTATATACACGCCGAAGGGTATCCGGCAGGAGAAATGAAACATGGCCCGATTGCGCTGGCGGACGCTCATTTTCCGGCAATCATTATAATTCCTCAAGACAGCGTCTATGAAAAGACATTATCTAACCTTCAGGAACTTAAAACCCGCAAGACAAAAATTATAGCGTTGACCACCGAAGGCAATGATGAAATTGGTAAATACGCCAACCATATTTTAACTATTCCGCAAACTCGTGAAGAACTGAGTCCTATTCTTTCTATCATACCTCTGCAGATTTTTGCCTATTACATGGCCGTTTTTAAAGGGCGAGATGTCGATAAACCCCGGAATTTAGCAAAGTCGGTAACCGTGGAATAA
- a CDS encoding nucleotidyltransferase family protein — MRPLTLKRPKPLLTVDGKPLIEHIIGALPKEINELIMVIGYKGEQIQNFLGDEFRGLKIKYVWQKEKLGTGHALGLCRPFLGREKFLMLFADDIYGKGVFEEMLKRDLAVAVTEVEDPRRFGVILMNKNKKILEIEEKPENPKSNIISCGAMVLDGRIFDYKPSRHSNGEYYLTTMTNQLIQDYDLYGVEAPTWISIGYPEDLKKAEGILKLNAEH; from the coding sequence ATGAGGCCGCTGACATTAAAGCGACCTAAACCTCTTTTAACAGTGGACGGCAAACCGCTTATTGAACATATTATCGGCGCTTTGCCGAAAGAAATTAATGAATTGATTATGGTCATCGGTTATAAAGGCGAACAGATACAAAATTTTCTGGGAGATGAATTCAGGGGTTTAAAAATTAAATACGTTTGGCAGAAAGAAAAATTAGGCACGGGGCATGCTTTAGGCCTTTGCCGGCCGTTTTTGGGACGGGAAAAATTTTTAATGCTTTTTGCCGACGATATTTACGGCAAAGGCGTTTTTGAGGAAATGTTAAAACGAGATTTGGCCGTTGCGGTTACTGAAGTTGAAGATCCGCGGAGATTCGGCGTGATTTTGATGAATAAAAATAAAAAGATTCTTGAGATAGAAGAAAAGCCCGAAAATCCTAAATCCAACATTATTTCCTGCGGCGCCATGGTTCTTGACGGCCGGATTTTTGATTACAAGCCCAGCCGGCATTCCAATGGAGAATATTATCTGACGACTATGACTAATCAGTTGATCCAAGACTATGATCTTTACGGCGTGGAAGCCCCGACCTGGATATCTATCGGATATCCCGAAGACCTTAAGAAGGCCGAGGGCATATTAAAATTAAATGCCGAACATTAA
- a CDS encoding winged helix-turn-helix transcriptional regulator has product MLKNSLKYMLEVKDVLKDIGLVDKEMQIYEALLPMGSASVRVLAERTGINRGSVHDALNSLEQKGLVASERRGSRRRFVVRSPEDIIDTLEAQKKKIERSEEKVRQAMPSLLSFYAKQGGRAGVEYFDSDEGIKLILQDVLATVSGLDEKEYALYSSKSVRSYLYKLYPDFTKEKIKRGIKTKVIALGEGGDPANLKLAERKWIAEDAPAYFLIYGPKIALISVAEDDSPFGVLIKDEKIARTQRILFDNLWSRINEYPPSHKASADAQKL; this is encoded by the coding sequence ATGCTTAAAAATAGCCTTAAATATATGCTGGAAGTAAAAGATGTATTAAAGGATATAGGATTGGTTGACAAGGAAATGCAGATTTATGAGGCACTGTTGCCCATGGGCTCGGCTTCAGTAAGGGTTTTAGCCGAACGTACTGGTATAAACCGGGGGTCGGTTCACGACGCCCTAAACTCCCTTGAACAAAAAGGGCTGGTTGCAAGCGAACGCCGGGGTAGCCGCAGGCGCTTCGTGGTTCGTTCGCCAGAAGACATTATTGATACGCTTGAAGCCCAGAAGAAAAAAATTGAGCGAAGTGAAGAAAAAGTGCGTCAGGCAATGCCGTCTCTTTTGTCTTTTTACGCCAAGCAAGGAGGCAGGGCCGGCGTTGAATACTTTGATTCCGATGAAGGCATAAAATTGATATTGCAAGACGTGCTGGCAACGGTTTCCGGTCTGGATGAAAAAGAATACGCGCTTTATTCTTCAAAATCGGTTCGCTCCTATTTATATAAATTATATCCCGACTTCACGAAGGAGAAGATAAAACGGGGCATTAAAACAAAAGTCATTGCTTTGGGAGAAGGAGGGGACCCGGCCAATCTGAAACTGGCTGAGCGCAAATGGATCGCTGAGGATGCTCCGGCATATTTTTTAATTTACGGCCCAAAAATCGCTTTAATTTCAGTGGCTGAAGACGATAGCCCGTTCGGAGTTCTGATAAAAGACGAAAAGATAGCGCGCACCCAGAGAATTTTATTTGATAATTTGTGGTCGAGGATAAATGAATATCCGCCTTCGCATAAAGCTTCGGCGGATGCTCAAAAATTATAG